AGGGATACCGGTTTCTCACCAAGAATACCGTGGAAGCTCCTGAGTTCAAACGCTGGATTGATATTGTTGAACAATTGATTAAGCAAAATAAATTTACCAGAACCTGGGATAATAAGTATTATCATAAAAATATGCCCAGCGAAGCGGAATTAAAAGCAATTTTACAACAGGATGGTAAATATAGTAAGGAAGATGAACTAAACTGTCGTGCCTGTGGCTATAGAACCTGCCGTGAACGGGCGGTGGCAGTTTTTAATGGTGAAAACAAGCCCGGTGGCTGTATTGTCCACCAGAGAGATATCGCAGAAAGTTTACATAATGATGCGAAACGAATAAACATCCTGGTGAGGGAAAACACCGAAGCGCTGATTGCCACCACCAACGAAATCGTCAAGGGGAACCAAAGCAATGCTGAAATGTCCAGTCGGTTATTAGAAAATATTGAGAAGCATGCTGAGGAAATAAAAGATCTGCAGCAATTGGTTTTACAAGTGATTAGAACCTTTGGCTATTTTTCTGAAATGGCAGAAAATATTTCCGACATTGCCGATCAAACCAAGATGTTAAGCTTAAATGCACAAATCGAAGCAGCCAGGGCGGGTGAGCATGGCAGAGGCTTTGCCGTAGTGGCAGGGGAGGTAATGAAGCTCTCTAACGATACCCATGACAAACTAAAATCAGTAAATCAATATAAATCAGAAGTTAGCGGCAGCCAACAGGAACTGGATGAGTTGATTCAAAAACTAATTAATGAATCCAGGCAAGTACAGGAACTGGCCACAGCTTCCGCAGCTGTATCCCAGCAAATTGCCGCCGCCTCCGAGGAACTATTTGCCGCTACCGAAAACCTAAAATCTATCATTAAATAAATAAGGTGTCGTGCGAGCACGACACCTTTAGTCCTTCTTAAGCTCCCGTAAAAATCTAGCCCAATCCCCATCGGGAATAACAATACCATGTTCCTTTAACCACTCTGTCTTGGAACGGGGCCACAGGTACATATGGGCCTTGACCACTTCGCCGGTTTCTACCAATTCTACATCTCTGATTTCTCGAATTAAATGACTTTGGCTGTCCACCCCGGTATATTTTTGGATCTCATCAATTTGGGGCAGGATTACAGGAAGTTCCCTGGTAACAAACATAACCCCTTTAATTTCACCGTCACCATCGGTTGTGACAACGGGATAACCATCCTCGGGCAGGTAATACATGGTGCCCGTGGTGCGTGCTACATGAACCTCTGGTTTATAAGCCTCCACA
This region of Desulforamulus ferrireducens genomic DNA includes:
- a CDS encoding gamma-glutamylcyclotransferase family protein: MLQLLKTERVLLMYLNNLFVFGTLLPGLENYRRFVEAYKPEVHVARTTGTMYYLPEDGYPVVTTDGDGEIKGVMFVTRELPVILPQIDEIQKYTGVDSQSHLIREIRDVELVETGEVVKAHMYLWPRSKTEWLKEHGIVIPDGDWARFLRELKKD